A part of Caldicellulosiruptor owensensis OL genomic DNA contains:
- a CDS encoding 4Fe-4S binding protein encodes MEFLERKNEKRLKMDKSYIAKIFLAFVFFGVLIGGLFYLKLGLFAFVCMLGSLLLSFYKGRYWCYRFCPRGAFLDEFVAKVSFNKNIPSVLKSKVAKAFMLTFFVVMMSANALLSWGDLERFGKGIVVLLWVTTLIAIILGILFRARTWCVLCPMGTVSGVVGKKRGTLKIDAPKCVSCNLCNKNCPMEVEVCYFKENGNIESVNCIRCESCAVICPKNAIEIA; translated from the coding sequence ATGGAATTTCTGGAAAGAAAAAATGAAAAAAGATTAAAGATGGACAAAAGTTACATTGCAAAAATATTTTTGGCTTTTGTATTTTTTGGAGTTTTAATAGGCGGACTTTTTTATCTGAAATTAGGTTTATTTGCATTCGTGTGTATGTTAGGTAGTCTTTTACTTAGCTTTTATAAAGGAAGATACTGGTGCTACAGGTTTTGTCCGAGGGGAGCGTTTTTAGATGAGTTTGTTGCAAAGGTAAGCTTCAATAAAAATATTCCTTCAGTTTTAAAATCAAAGGTTGCAAAAGCATTTATGCTTACATTTTTTGTTGTAATGATGAGTGCGAATGCTTTATTGAGCTGGGGAGATTTGGAAAGGTTCGGAAAAGGTATTGTGGTGCTTTTATGGGTTACAACTTTAATTGCAATAATTTTGGGAATTCTGTTTAGAGCAAGAACATGGTGTGTTTTATGTCCGATGGGGACAGTCAGCGGCGTTGTGGGCAAAAAAAGAGGGACGCTCAAGATAGATGCTCCAAAATGTGTAAGCTGCAACCTTTGCAACAAAAATTGTCCGATGGAAGTAGAAGTTTGTTATTTTAAAGAAAATGGAAACATTGAAAGTGTAAACTGTATAAGATGCGAAAGCTGTGCAGTAATATGTCCTAAAAATGCAATTGAAATAGCTTGA
- a CDS encoding ribonucleoside triphosphate reductase, with translation MITKVMKRDGTIVDFDRKKIENAIFKAAKAVGGSDYSIAEKLTDQVIEILEQKFGYSIPHVEDIQDIVEKVLIENGHAKTAKAYILYRKQHQDMREFKNLFLDIENTVDQYIGKMDWRVNENSNMSYSLQGLNNHISTAVISKYWLNKIYPKEVAEAHINGDFHLHDLGVLGVYCCGWDLRDLLLNGFTGVEGKVASKPAKHFRSALGQIVNFFYTLQGEAAGAQAFSNFDTYLAPFIYYDKLTYSDVKQALQEFVFNTNVPTRVGFQSPFTNITLDLVPPSTLKDEPVIIGGKIMDRTYKEFQREMDMFNIAFAEVMMEGDAKGRIFSFPIPTYNITKDFDWDSPVVNKIMEMTAKYGLPYFSNFVNSDMKPEDARSMCCRLRLDNRELRKRGGGLFGANPLTGSIGVVTINLPRIGYLSKSEDEYFERLARLMDIAKTSLEIKREVLEDLTKKGLYPYSRFYLRDIYARYGEYWKNHFNTIGIVGMHESLLNFMGVGIDTKEGREFAIKVLDFMRERIRKYQEETGILYNLEATPAEGTSYRLARKDKQMFPDIITSGKDEPFYTNSTQLPVDYTDDIFTALDHQEELQIRYTGGTVLHGFVGEKIDDIEVCKEIVKKIAYNYRIPYYTITPTFSVCPDHGYVAGEHFSCPICGKECEVYSRVVGYYRPVQCWNKGKQEEFKFRKEYKIAVRR, from the coding sequence ATGATTACAAAGGTCATGAAAAGGGATGGGACAATTGTTGACTTTGATCGCAAAAAGATAGAAAATGCAATCTTTAAGGCTGCAAAGGCTGTTGGAGGTTCTGACTATTCAATTGCTGAAAAGCTCACAGACCAGGTTATTGAAATCTTAGAGCAAAAATTCGGCTATTCAATTCCGCATGTAGAGGATATTCAGGATATAGTGGAGAAGGTTTTAATTGAAAACGGTCATGCAAAGACAGCAAAAGCTTACATTCTCTACAGAAAACAGCACCAGGATATGAGAGAGTTCAAAAACCTGTTTTTGGACATTGAAAACACAGTTGACCAGTACATCGGAAAGATGGACTGGAGAGTAAATGAAAATAGTAACATGAGCTATTCTCTCCAGGGACTTAACAACCACATATCAACAGCAGTTATTTCAAAGTACTGGCTAAACAAGATATATCCAAAAGAGGTTGCAGAGGCGCATATAAACGGCGATTTTCATCTTCATGATTTGGGTGTGCTTGGAGTATACTGCTGTGGCTGGGATTTGAGAGACCTTCTTTTAAACGGTTTTACTGGAGTTGAAGGAAAGGTTGCATCAAAGCCGGCAAAACATTTTAGAAGTGCTCTTGGTCAGATTGTAAACTTCTTCTATACACTTCAAGGTGAGGCAGCGGGTGCACAGGCATTTTCAAACTTTGACACATACCTTGCACCTTTTATATACTACGACAAGCTCACATACTCTGATGTAAAACAAGCTCTGCAAGAGTTTGTGTTCAATACAAACGTGCCAACAAGGGTGGGTTTCCAAAGCCCGTTTACAAATATAACCTTGGACTTGGTACCTCCTTCCACATTGAAAGATGAGCCTGTTATCATTGGCGGCAAAATAATGGACAGAACCTACAAAGAGTTTCAGCGCGAGATGGATATGTTCAACATAGCATTTGCTGAGGTCATGATGGAAGGGGACGCAAAGGGAAGAATATTCTCATTCCCAATACCCACGTACAACATCACAAAGGACTTCGACTGGGACAGCCCGGTTGTAAACAAGATAATGGAGATGACAGCAAAGTATGGCTTGCCTTACTTCAGCAACTTTGTAAATTCGGATATGAAACCTGAAGATGCAAGGTCAATGTGCTGTCGTCTTAGACTTGATAATCGCGAGCTCAGAAAACGTGGCGGTGGGCTTTTTGGTGCAAATCCGCTGACAGGTTCAATTGGTGTTGTTACAATTAACCTGCCAAGAATAGGGTACCTGTCAAAGTCCGAAGATGAATATTTTGAAAGATTAGCAAGGCTCATGGACATTGCAAAGACAAGCCTTGAGATAAAAAGAGAGGTATTAGAAGATCTTACAAAGAAAGGACTTTATCCATATTCAAGATTTTACCTGCGCGACATCTATGCGCGCTATGGTGAGTATTGGAAGAATCACTTCAATACAATTGGAATTGTTGGAATGCACGAAAGCCTGTTGAATTTCATGGGCGTTGGTATTGATACAAAAGAGGGAAGAGAGTTTGCTATAAAAGTGCTTGACTTTATGAGAGAAAGAATAAGAAAGTACCAAGAAGAAACAGGTATTCTTTACAATCTTGAGGCAACACCTGCAGAAGGAACATCATACAGACTTGCAAGAAAAGACAAGCAGATGTTCCCGGACATAATTACATCAGGCAAGGACGAGCCATTTTACACAAACTCAACCCAGCTTCCTGTTGATTACACAGATGATATATTTACAGCTTTGGACCATCAAGAAGAGCTTCAGATTCGCTACACAGGCGGAACTGTTTTGCATGGCTTTGTTGGTGAGAAGATTGATGATATTGAGGTTTGCAAAGAGATAGTCAAAAAGATTGCATACAACTATAGAATCCCATACTACACAATAACACCAACATTCTCTGTATGCCCAGACCACGGATATGTTGCAGGTGAGCACTTTAGCTGTCCAATCTGCGGCAAAGAATGTGAGGTTTACTCAAGAGTTGTTGGATACTACAGACCTGTCCAGTGCTGGAACAAAGGTAAGCAGGAAGAGTTTAAGTTCAGGAAAGAGTATAAGATTGCTGTGAGAAGGTAA
- a CDS encoding DUF4176 domain-containing protein — MKIEKWLPLGSVVILKNGSKPLMIFGRKQINVKTQKEFDYVGCLWPEGNIASDFNFFFNNEDIGKVLFRSFENEVEIEFRKMLK, encoded by the coding sequence ATGAAAATAGAAAAGTGGCTACCATTAGGAAGTGTTGTTATTCTTAAAAATGGTAGTAAACCTTTAATGATTTTTGGTAGAAAACAAATTAATGTAAAAACCCAGAAGGAATTTGATTATGTAGGATGCCTATGGCCTGAAGGTAATATAGCATCTGACTTTAATTTCTTTTTTAATAATGAAGATATTGGAAAAGTTTTATTTAGAAGTTTTGAAAATGAAGTTGAAATTGAATTTAGAAAAATGTTAAAATAA
- a CDS encoding ROK family protein, with product MYYIGIDLGGTNIAAGIVDEEGKIIKKGSVPTGAHRHYTEILKDMAELSLNLVKECGLSLEDIHSVGIGSPGAPDNEKGMILYSNNIAFLNVPMRDEIQKYIPKPVNIENDANCAAYGEYIAGGAKGTRISVTITLGTGIGGGIIIDGRIYTGSHHAGAELGHMVICVDGEQCTCGRKGCWEAYASATALIRMTREAAAKNLNGTIMKLVNGDISKIDAKTAFDAKRMGDSIGAAIVDKYVKYLAEGLANICNIFEPEVICIGGGVSKEGEYLLEPVRKLVYEKFYCKQVPMPKIIPAVLGNDAGIIGAALLAKQL from the coding sequence GTGTATTACATAGGAATTGACTTGGGAGGCACAAACATTGCAGCAGGGATTGTTGATGAGGAAGGAAAAATCATAAAAAAGGGCTCTGTTCCAACAGGGGCACATAGGCACTACACAGAGATATTAAAAGACATGGCAGAGCTAAGTTTAAATCTTGTAAAAGAGTGTGGGCTTTCTTTAGAGGATATTCACTCTGTTGGGATTGGAAGCCCGGGTGCGCCTGACAATGAAAAGGGAATGATTTTATATAGCAACAACATTGCTTTTTTAAATGTTCCTATGAGAGATGAGATACAAAAATACATTCCAAAGCCTGTTAACATAGAAAACGATGCTAACTGTGCGGCATATGGTGAGTATATAGCAGGCGGTGCAAAAGGCACAAGGATTTCTGTTACAATCACATTGGGAACTGGCATTGGCGGTGGAATTATAATTGATGGCAGAATTTACACAGGTTCGCACCATGCAGGTGCTGAGCTTGGACACATGGTGATTTGTGTTGATGGCGAGCAGTGTACATGTGGAAGAAAAGGGTGCTGGGAAGCGTATGCGTCCGCAACAGCTTTGATTCGTATGACACGTGAGGCTGCAGCAAAAAATTTAAATGGTACTATCATGAAGCTTGTAAATGGCGATATTTCTAAAATTGATGCAAAAACAGCTTTTGATGCAAAGCGGATGGGAGACAGCATTGGTGCAGCAATTGTTGATAAATATGTGAAATACCTTGCTGAGGGCCTTGCAAACATCTGCAATATATTTGAACCAGAGGTTATATGTATTGGCGGTGGGGTTAGCAAAGAAGGAGAGTATCTTTTAGAGCCTGTGAGAAAGCTTGTGTATGAAAAATTCTACTGCAAACAGGTTCCAATGCCCAAAATTATTCCTGCCGTTTTGGGAAATGATGCAGGTATAATTGGGGCAGCTCTTTTAGCAAAGCAGCTATGA
- a CDS encoding SGNH/GDSL hydrolase family protein, with product MKIENGSKLLFIGDSITDCGRARPVGEGLHWNNLGNGYVSLIQAQLLAKYPESRIRVINMGVGGDTVRHLKVRWQTDVLDLKPDWLSIMIGINDVWRQFDNPLIPECHVCLDEYVSTLNQLIEETKPTLKGLVLMSPFIIDDNKNDAMRKKMDEYRFAMKEIAQKHGAIFIDVQEEFDNFLKHYHSYALALDRIHPNLTGHMIIANAFLKAIEF from the coding sequence ATGAAGATTGAAAATGGAAGCAAACTTCTTTTCATAGGCGATTCAATTACAGACTGTGGCAGAGCAAGACCTGTTGGAGAAGGTCTTCACTGGAATAACCTTGGCAACGGATATGTTTCTCTTATACAAGCACAGCTTCTTGCAAAGTACCCGGAAAGCAGAATAAGAGTTATCAATATGGGTGTTGGTGGAGATACTGTGAGGCATCTCAAAGTGCGTTGGCAGACAGATGTTTTAGATTTAAAACCTGACTGGCTTTCTATCATGATAGGTATAAATGATGTTTGGAGACAGTTTGACAACCCTTTGATTCCAGAGTGTCACGTGTGTTTAGATGAGTATGTTTCAACATTAAACCAATTGATAGAAGAAACAAAGCCGACTCTCAAAGGGCTTGTTCTGATGTCGCCGTTTATAATTGATGATAACAAAAATGATGCTATGAGAAAAAAGATGGATGAGTACAGATTTGCGATGAAAGAAATAGCTCAAAAACACGGTGCAATATTTATAGATGTTCAGGAAGAGTTTGATAATTTCTTAAAACATTATCATTCATATGCACTTGCACTTGACAGAATCCATCCAAATCTCACAGGCCATATGATTATAGCTAATGCGTTTTTAAAAGCGATAGAGTTTTAA
- a CDS encoding glycogen/starch/alpha-glucan phosphorylase: protein MIGGIKGLSKEELKEKIKQDFQRKIISLFAIDPKEATTYQQYLALGEVVKEYSFERWLQTNKYYKQNDVKQVYYFSIEFLLGKLLVNNLINLGIRDVCREALNELGITLEDIEEAEREPGLGNGGLGRLAACFLDSMASMGLPGHGNGIRYRYGLFEQKIQNGYQVEVPDNWLAEEYVWEVKRSDRACIVKFGGTVRFDIVDGKLKAFHENYEPVWAIPYDIPIIGYGCNTVNTLRLWSAEPFENVFDFASFSRGDYIKAVEYRYMVQSITQVLYPDDTNEQNRILRLKQEYFFVSAGVQSIIRSFKKRGKPIYELPNYVMIQINDTHPALVIPELMRILIDEEGLPWEDAWEITTKTVAYTNHTIMVEALEKWPIDMVKNLLPRIYTIIEEINRRFCSEMLEYTNGNWQKVCNIAIIHDGQINMAHLAVIGSSSVNGVSKLHTEILKNEVLKCFYTLYPEKFNSKTNGITHRRWLVEANPDLARLISETLQTDRWIKEPMLMLRFKDYAEDRLTQELAANIKFNNKVKLAKYIKEKYNILVDPRSIFDVQAKRLHAYKRQLLNALHILYLYNMLKENPGLDIYPRTFIFAAKAAPGYILAKKIIKLINSIADKVNKDPDVKDKLKVVFLENYCVSLAEKIIPAADVSEQISTASKEASGTGNMKFMMNGAITIGTLDGANVEIKEAVGDENIIIFGLRAEEVLDYYKNGGYSAVQLYQKDLRIRKIIDQLIGNFFDVPAGEFMDIYNHLITYNDEYFVLKDFDSYHEAQMKIDKIYRDTKRWRKMMIINIGASGIFSSDNTIQKYADEIWHIKRVEIPD, encoded by the coding sequence ATGATAGGCGGAATTAAGGGTCTTTCAAAAGAAGAACTTAAAGAAAAGATAAAGCAAGATTTTCAGCGAAAGATTATCTCCCTGTTTGCAATTGACCCAAAAGAAGCAACAACTTATCAGCAATACCTTGCTCTTGGAGAAGTTGTAAAGGAATACTCTTTCGAAAGATGGCTTCAAACTAACAAATATTATAAGCAAAATGATGTAAAGCAGGTTTACTACTTTTCGATTGAATTTTTGCTTGGAAAACTCCTTGTTAATAATCTTATAAACCTGGGAATACGTGATGTGTGTAGAGAAGCTTTAAACGAACTTGGCATAACTCTTGAAGACATTGAAGAGGCAGAAAGAGAACCAGGACTTGGCAACGGCGGGCTTGGAAGGCTTGCTGCATGTTTTCTGGACTCTATGGCATCAATGGGTCTTCCCGGTCATGGGAACGGCATCAGATACCGCTATGGTCTTTTCGAGCAAAAGATTCAAAATGGGTATCAAGTAGAAGTCCCTGATAACTGGCTTGCAGAAGAGTATGTGTGGGAGGTAAAAAGAAGTGATAGAGCTTGCATTGTAAAGTTTGGTGGAACAGTGCGTTTTGACATTGTTGATGGAAAATTAAAAGCTTTTCATGAAAATTACGAACCTGTGTGGGCAATACCTTATGATATTCCCATAATTGGATATGGTTGTAATACTGTAAATACTTTGAGGCTCTGGAGCGCAGAACCATTCGAAAATGTATTTGATTTTGCTTCTTTTTCTAGAGGTGACTATATCAAAGCAGTGGAATACAGATACATGGTACAGTCTATTACACAGGTCTTGTACCCGGATGACACAAATGAACAAAACAGAATTTTGAGACTCAAACAAGAATACTTTTTTGTATCAGCAGGTGTTCAGAGCATTATAAGGTCGTTCAAAAAGCGAGGAAAACCAATTTATGAGCTTCCAAATTATGTAATGATTCAAATTAATGACACACATCCAGCTCTTGTTATACCAGAACTTATGAGAATACTGATTGACGAAGAAGGACTTCCATGGGAAGATGCATGGGAGATAACAACAAAAACTGTTGCCTATACAAATCATACAATTATGGTGGAAGCTCTCGAAAAATGGCCAATTGACATGGTAAAAAATCTTCTTCCAAGGATATACACAATTATTGAGGAAATTAATAGAAGATTTTGCAGCGAGATGTTGGAATACACAAATGGTAATTGGCAAAAGGTATGCAACATAGCTATCATTCATGACGGACAAATAAACATGGCTCATCTGGCTGTTATTGGAAGTAGCTCTGTAAACGGGGTTTCCAAACTTCATACAGAGATTTTGAAAAATGAAGTACTAAAATGTTTTTATACACTTTATCCCGAAAAGTTTAACAGCAAGACAAATGGTATTACCCACAGAAGATGGCTTGTTGAAGCAAACCCGGACTTAGCAAGGCTTATTTCTGAAACATTGCAAACAGACAGGTGGATAAAAGAACCAATGCTTATGCTCAGATTCAAAGATTATGCAGAAGATAGGCTCACTCAGGAACTTGCTGCCAACATTAAATTTAACAACAAAGTGAAACTTGCAAAGTATATTAAAGAAAAATACAACATTTTGGTTGATCCACGGTCTATATTTGATGTTCAAGCCAAAAGGCTTCATGCTTACAAACGCCAGCTTTTGAATGCTCTTCATATTTTGTACCTTTACAATATGCTAAAAGAAAATCCCGGCCTGGATATTTATCCGCGAACCTTTATCTTTGCAGCAAAAGCAGCGCCGGGTTATATACTCGCAAAGAAAATCATAAAACTTATTAACTCCATTGCAGACAAAGTTAATAAAGACCCGGATGTAAAAGACAAGCTCAAAGTTGTGTTTCTTGAAAACTATTGCGTATCTTTAGCAGAAAAGATTATTCCTGCAGCTGATGTGTCAGAACAAATCTCAACAGCCTCAAAAGAAGCCTCTGGTACAGGCAACATGAAGTTTATGATGAACGGTGCAATTACCATTGGAACATTGGACGGTGCAAATGTGGAGATAAAAGAGGCTGTTGGTGATGAGAACATTATAATATTTGGTCTTCGTGCTGAGGAGGTTTTAGATTATTATAAAAATGGTGGATATAGCGCAGTTCAGCTTTATCAAAAGGATTTGAGAATACGTAAAATAATTGACCAGCTGATTGGAAACTTTTTTGATGTACCGGCTGGTGAGTTTATGGATATTTATAATCACTTGATAACATACAATGATGAATATTTTGTATTGAAAGATTTTGACTCTTATCATGAGGCTCAAATGAAGATTGATAAGATTTATAGAGATACAAAACGCTGGCGTAAAATGATGATAATCAACATAGGAGCATCTGGAATTTTTTCAAGTGACAACACCATTCAAAAGTATGCTGATGAAATATGGCATATAAAAAGGGTTGAAATCCCAGACTAA
- the glgA gene encoding glycogen synthase GlgA has translation MKVLFAAAEAFPFAKSGGLADVAYSLPKALRKLGIDVRVIMPKYADISPDFSTKMKHLCHFTVPVGWRNQYCGIEYLNLDGIPFYFIDNEYYFKRPGYYGYFDDGERFSFFSRAVCEAVYHLDFDVDIIHVNDWHTSIIPVLLKAHYMHSEKHKKIKTVLTIHNLKYQGIFPKEVMYDLLSLPDEYFDENRLKFYDAISFLKGGIIYSDKVVTVSKTYANEIRTLSHGEGLHGLLSGIGEKLIGIVNGIDYEVYNPATDKFIFVNYDSNTFESRKKENKFKLQQMLNLPVSDEIVVIGMVTRLIKEKGIDLIERILSKILTLPIQLVILGAGEYQYEQMFRHYASAFPSKVSANICYSEELARKIYAGSDMYLMPSLTEPCGISQLIAMRYGSVPIVRETGGLKDTVKPYNQFTGEGWGFSFANYDPSELFATIKYALSIYPDKSRWKSIVYQAMTRDNSWNASAYEYQKVYESLLNS, from the coding sequence ATGAAAGTTCTGTTTGCAGCAGCAGAAGCATTTCCCTTTGCTAAAAGTGGAGGACTTGCAGATGTGGCATATTCTCTGCCAAAAGCATTGAGAAAATTGGGGATCGATGTCAGAGTTATTATGCCAAAGTATGCTGATATTAGTCCTGACTTTTCAACAAAGATGAAACATCTGTGTCATTTTACCGTCCCTGTTGGCTGGCGGAACCAGTACTGTGGTATTGAGTATTTGAATCTGGATGGTATACCATTTTATTTTATAGATAATGAATACTATTTCAAAAGACCGGGATATTATGGCTACTTCGATGACGGAGAAAGATTTTCTTTCTTTTCAAGGGCTGTATGTGAAGCTGTATATCATCTTGACTTTGACGTAGATATCATTCACGTAAACGATTGGCACACAAGCATAATCCCGGTTTTATTGAAAGCTCATTATATGCATTCTGAAAAGCATAAAAAAATAAAGACAGTTCTCACAATACACAATTTGAAATATCAGGGTATCTTCCCAAAAGAAGTTATGTATGATCTCCTTTCCCTTCCTGATGAATACTTTGATGAAAACAGGCTCAAATTCTATGATGCAATTTCATTCTTAAAAGGAGGCATAATCTACTCTGACAAGGTTGTAACTGTGAGTAAAACATATGCAAACGAAATCAGAACACTTTCTCACGGTGAAGGACTACATGGGCTTTTGTCTGGGATTGGAGAAAAATTAATAGGCATTGTTAACGGAATTGACTATGAAGTTTACAACCCTGCAACGGACAAATTTATCTTTGTAAATTATGATTCAAATACATTTGAAAGCCGTAAAAAGGAAAACAAGTTTAAACTTCAGCAAATGCTGAACCTTCCAGTTTCTGACGAAATAGTGGTAATAGGTATGGTCACTCGCCTTATAAAAGAAAAAGGTATTGATTTGATTGAACGAATTTTAAGCAAAATTTTGACACTTCCTATCCAGTTAGTAATTTTAGGGGCCGGTGAATATCAATATGAACAAATGTTCAGACACTATGCTTCAGCTTTTCCCTCAAAAGTTTCAGCAAATATATGTTACAGTGAAGAACTGGCACGAAAAATTTATGCCGGCTCTGATATGTACCTGATGCCATCTTTGACAGAACCATGTGGAATATCACAATTGATTGCTATGAGGTATGGAAGTGTGCCGATTGTCAGAGAGACAGGTGGACTCAAAGACACTGTAAAACCTTATAATCAGTTTACAGGTGAGGGCTGGGGATTCTCTTTTGCCAACTATGATCCTTCAGAACTTTTTGCTACTATAAAATATGCACTTTCTATATATCCTGATAAATCCCGGTGGAAGTCTATCGTTTATCAGGCAATGACAAGAGACAATTCGTGGAATGCTTCAGCCTACGAATATCAAAAGGTTTATGAAAGCCTTTTAAACTCATAA
- the glgD gene encoding glucose-1-phosphate adenylyltransferase subunit GlgD, whose product MLTNYLGIVSLTENENRLKSLTATRPLASIPIFGRYRVIDFVLSNLVNAGVTNVGILVPTKSRSLIDHVGTGKPWDLNRKVDGLYIFNYSYEPPSTSDIKLLKSNMEFLLRSKKEMVIFASSHMICNIDFEDVAKFHEESGAEVTVVYKKIANEDELFLELPTLILDQNSNVMGVGKNIGRRTTVNISLDMFVLSKEFLIDCILTCLENGNCTTFRDFIYKNIQNINLKAYEFKGYVGCINSISSYFKVSMDMLNVDIQRELFSEQRPIYTKSNDSPPTRYFSTCEVENSFISNGCLIAGKVKNSIISRGVVIEKDAIVENSIIFSKCIIKSGAILKNVILDKNVVIDENATLIGHNKNPLVMEKQSFINLSQLKEVKRI is encoded by the coding sequence ATGCTTACAAACTACTTGGGCATTGTGAGCCTTACAGAAAATGAAAACAGACTTAAAAGTCTTACAGCAACAAGACCTTTAGCTTCTATTCCTATATTTGGCAGATATAGAGTTATCGATTTTGTGCTTTCAAATCTTGTCAATGCAGGTGTTACAAATGTAGGAATTCTTGTGCCAACTAAATCAAGGTCGTTGATAGACCATGTTGGAACAGGAAAACCCTGGGATTTGAATCGCAAGGTTGATGGTCTTTATATTTTTAACTATTCATATGAACCACCTTCTACAAGCGACATAAAACTTTTGAAAAGTAATATGGAATTTTTACTTCGCAGTAAAAAAGAAATGGTAATTTTTGCTTCATCTCATATGATTTGCAATATAGATTTTGAAGACGTAGCAAAATTCCATGAAGAAAGTGGTGCCGAGGTAACAGTTGTCTATAAAAAAATAGCAAATGAAGATGAACTTTTTCTTGAGCTTCCTACTTTGATACTTGACCAGAATTCAAATGTAATGGGAGTTGGGAAAAACATAGGAAGACGCACAACTGTTAATATATCTTTGGATATGTTTGTACTCAGTAAAGAATTTTTAATTGATTGTATTTTGACATGTCTTGAAAATGGCAACTGCACAACATTTAGAGACTTTATATACAAAAATATTCAAAATATTAACTTAAAAGCTTATGAGTTCAAAGGATATGTAGGATGTATAAATTCTATCTCCTCATACTTCAAAGTATCAATGGACATGTTAAATGTTGATATTCAACGTGAACTTTTTTCAGAGCAAAGACCCATTTACACAAAATCCAACGACTCGCCGCCGACAAGGTATTTTTCGACATGTGAAGTTGAAAATTCATTTATATCAAATGGATGCCTTATTGCTGGTAAGGTAAAAAATAGTATAATCTCAAGAGGAGTTGTAATAGAAAAAGATGCAATTGTTGAAAACAGTATAATATTTTCAAAATGCATTATTAAAAGCGGGGCTATTTTAAAAAATGTAATTTTAGATAAAAACGTGGTAATAGATGAAAATGCTACATTGATCGGGCATAACAAAAATCCTCTTGTGATGGAAAAGCAAAGTTTTATAAATTTAAGCCAGTTAAAAGAGGTGAAAAGAATATGA
- a CDS encoding glucose-1-phosphate adenylyltransferase, producing the protein MKGPKREIIAMILAGGQGSRLKELTKTNAKPAVEFGGKYRIIDFTLSNCTNSSIDVVGVLTQYQPFTLHTHIGIGTAWDLDRTKGGVYILPPHTNDSGGNWYKGTADAIYQNMNFVELFSPEYLLVLSGDHIYTMDYQEMFKFHKEKKADVTIACIEVPIQEASRFGIMNTKEDGRIYEFEEKPKHPKNNLASMGIYIFNWEKLKKYLKEDAKDEESAHDFGKNIIPKMLKGGEKLFAYRFKGYWKDVGTVESYWEANMDLLNEECLLDVPGCTLDLYNEETKVYTSSIAYPPQYIAPVAKVKKSMVVEGCSIWGEVYNSVLSYNVYVGQNAKVISSVLLSSASIEDGAIVENAIVCSGAKVTKGCKVIGKPGKIAVVPENKKITSDIIVSE; encoded by the coding sequence ATGAAAGGACCCAAGCGTGAGATTATAGCAATGATTTTAGCAGGCGGGCAAGGAAGCAGGCTTAAAGAGCTTACCAAAACAAATGCAAAGCCTGCTGTGGAGTTTGGTGGAAAATATCGAATAATTGACTTTACTCTAAGCAACTGTACCAATTCATCTATTGATGTTGTTGGAGTTTTGACTCAATACCAGCCTTTTACACTGCACACCCATATTGGAATTGGAACTGCATGGGATTTGGACCGTACAAAAGGTGGTGTTTACATCCTTCCACCTCACACAAATGACAGTGGCGGAAACTGGTACAAAGGCACTGCAGATGCTATCTACCAAAATATGAACTTTGTGGAGTTGTTCTCACCTGAGTATCTTTTAGTACTTTCTGGCGACCACATCTATACCATGGACTATCAAGAAATGTTCAAATTCCACAAGGAAAAAAAGGCTGATGTGACAATTGCATGCATTGAAGTTCCTATACAAGAAGCTTCAAGATTTGGCATCATGAATACAAAAGAAGATGGAAGAATATATGAGTTTGAAGAAAAACCAAAACATCCTAAAAATAATCTTGCTTCTATGGGAATATATATTTTCAATTGGGAAAAGCTAAAGAAGTATTTGAAAGAAGATGCAAAAGACGAAGAATCTGCACACGACTTTGGAAAAAATATAATTCCCAAGATGTTAAAAGGAGGCGAAAAATTATTTGCATACAGGTTCAAAGGTTACTGGAAGGATGTAGGAACGGTTGAGTCTTACTGGGAGGCAAACATGGACCTTTTGAATGAAGAATGTCTTTTGGATGTGCCAGGTTGCACCTTAGACCTTTATAATGAAGAGACAAAAGTTTATACATCATCAATTGCATATCCACCACAGTACATAGCTCCTGTTGCGAAGGTTAAAAAGTCAATGGTAGTAGAAGGTTGCAGCATATGGGGTGAAGTTTACAATTCAGTTTTGTCATACAATGTGTACGTAGGCCAAAATGCCAAAGTTATAAGCTCTGTTTTACTTAGCAGCGCCTCAATCGAAGATGGTGCTATCGTTGAAAATGCAATTGTGTGCTCAGGAGCAAAGGTTACAAAAGGATGCAAAGTTATTGGAAAACCGGGTAAAATTGCAGTTGTTCCTGAAAATAAAAAAATAACATCTGACATCATTGTTTCAGAATAA